Proteins found in one Candidatus Thermoplasmatota archaeon genomic segment:
- a CDS encoding saccharopine dehydrogenase NADP-binding domain-containing protein, whose protein sequence is MHILILGAGMMGRAIAFDLFHYSNFEEIVIADKSKQILESTKKFLKHKEFNYQKLDIEKTITLKKYFKKFDLVVSAVPYKFNYILAKIAVETKTNFIDLGGNNDIVKKELSLFKKAVDNGVTIIPDCGLAPGLTSVITKDIVEQMDHVDYVKLRVGGLPQNPKPPLNYQIV, encoded by the coding sequence ATGCATATACTGATTCTTGGTGCTGGAATGATGGGTCGTGCCATTGCTTTTGATTTGTTTCATTATTCAAATTTTGAAGAAATTGTAATTGCTGATAAAAGTAAACAAATACTTGAGTCAACTAAAAAATTTCTGAAACATAAAGAATTTAATTATCAAAAATTAGATATAGAAAAAACAATTACATTAAAAAAATATTTTAAAAAATTTGATTTAGTAGTTTCTGCTGTTCCCTATAAATTTAATTACATTTTAGCAAAAATAGCGGTTGAAACAAAAACTAATTTTATTGATTTAGGAGGAAACAATGATATTGTTAAAAAAGAGCTTAGTTTATTTAAAAAAGCAGTTGATAATGGTGTCACAATAATTCCTGATTGTGGTCTTGCACCTGGTTTAACATCTGTTATTACAAAGGATATTGTTGAACAAATGGATCATGTTGATTATGTTAAATTGAGAGTTGGTGGTTTGCCGCAAAATCCAAAACCTCCTCTTAATTACCAGATAGTT
- a CDS encoding sodium/solute symporter (Members of the Solute:Sodium Symporter (SSS), TC 2.A.21 as described in tcdb.org, catalyze solute:Na+ symport. Known solutes for members of the family include sugars, amino acids, nucleosides, inositols, vitamins, urea or anions, depending on the system.), giving the protein MDIILFIIFMGIFAAVFTYLGYLGYKKTKTKEDYYVAGRKMGPVIIAFSYGATFISAVALIGFSGMASIYGFSLLWLAFLNIFVGIIIAFIFYGFRTRKMGLSLNAMTLPELLGNRFNSKKLQATSGLIIAIFIIFYTTAVFLAIASLFEITFGIPYWVCVVIFTLVVGIYLIVGGLYAVMWTHAIQGVLMLIGMLILGIRIYGMLGGIGPAHEAAASITTQQLLDMGWKSVPVGFTTLTSMPEPFSPAFMFLLTLIFGVGIGVLAQPQLIIRYLSAKDEKSLRQAIPYGGIFILLMTFIAFSIGPLCNVLMINNGLQYPGTPDKVVPLIVNEFFPTWFVILFLFAILSAAMSTASALFHTAGASIGRDVCEKGFMKECSEKKALTITRVATFGIVIATLLLSIYPPDVVAVLTSFFFGLMACTFLAPYTLMLYWKKTSRAGAWAGILGGFIFTMIWYIFVYYKTAPSLIGGSITNNYIINMLDPIFIGLPLSFILTFVFSITIKQDKAEIETMNKAFESI; this is encoded by the coding sequence ATGGATATTATTTTATTCATAATATTCATGGGTATTTTTGCAGCTGTATTTACTTATCTTGGATATCTGGGTTACAAAAAAACGAAAACAAAAGAAGATTATTATGTTGCTGGTAGAAAGATGGGCCCAGTTATTATTGCATTTTCATATGGTGCGACATTTATCAGTGCTGTTGCCTTAATTGGTTTTTCTGGGATGGCTTCAATATACGGTTTTTCACTTCTTTGGCTTGCATTTTTAAATATTTTTGTAGGTATAATAATCGCTTTTATTTTTTATGGTTTTAGAACAAGAAAAATGGGTCTTTCTTTAAATGCTATGACACTTCCAGAGTTACTAGGTAATAGATTCAATTCAAAAAAACTACAAGCTACATCAGGTTTAATTATTGCAATTTTTATTATATTTTATACAACAGCTGTTTTTTTAGCAATTGCATCATTATTTGAAATTACTTTTGGAATTCCATATTGGGTTTGTGTAGTAATTTTCACACTAGTTGTTGGTATTTATTTAATAGTTGGTGGGTTGTATGCTGTTATGTGGACACATGCTATCCAAGGTGTTTTAATGCTTATTGGTATGCTTATTTTAGGTATTAGAATTTATGGAATGCTTGGCGGTATTGGTCCTGCTCATGAGGCTGCTGCTTCAATTACTACTCAACAATTACTTGATATGGGATGGAAAAGCGTACCAGTTGGGTTCACAACATTGACATCAATGCCTGAGCCATTTTCACCTGCTTTTATGTTTCTTTTAACATTAATATTTGGCGTTGGTATTGGTGTTCTTGCTCAACCGCAGCTTATTATAAGATATCTTTCAGCAAAAGATGAAAAATCCTTAAGACAAGCAATACCATATGGTGGTATTTTTATTCTACTAATGACCTTCATTGCATTTTCAATAGGTCCTCTTTGTAATGTTCTAATGATAAACAATGGTTTACAATACCCTGGAACACCAGATAAGGTTGTTCCTTTGATTGTTAACGAATTTTTTCCAACCTGGTTTGTTATACTTTTTCTTTTTGCAATACTATCAGCTGCAATGTCAACAGCTAGTGCATTGTTTCACACAGCAGGAGCATCCATTGGAAGAGATGTTTGTGAAAAAGGTTTTATGAAAGAGTGCTCAGAAAAAAAAGCATTAACAATTACACGTGTTGCAACATTTGGCATAGTAATTGCTACTTTATTACTTTCAATATATCCACCAGATGTTGTTGCTGTTTTAACATCATTCTTTTTTGGACTAATGGCTTGTACTTTTCTTGCACCATATACACTTATGCTTTATTGGAAAAAAACAAGCAGAGCTGGTGCATGGGCAGGAATACTTGGCGGATTCATTTTTACAATGATTTGGTATATCTTTGTTTATTATAAAACAGCTCCATCCTTAATTGGTGGTTCAATAACAAATAATTACATTATAAACATGTTAGATCCAATTTTTATCGGGTTACCACTATCGTTTATTTTGACTTTTGTTTTTAGTATAACAATAAAACAGGATAAAGCAGAAATAGAAACCATGAATAAAGCATTTGAAAGTATTTAA
- a CDS encoding phenylacetate--CoA ligase, translating into MEKEFWDPKIETKPLKELKKLQLKRLKKLVYYVYKNNEFYHNNLKKAHVKPDDIKTLQDLEKLPFLTKQDLRHYYPFGLLCTPLDDIIEVHASSGTTGKPVVGPYTRNDVEIWAEMMARSIWANGLRKYDIMQNAYGYGLFTGAHGFEKGAQKIGAMVITISSGNTERQIDVMKDFGTTAIACTPSYSLHIAEVAEENGLNPSKDFKLRIGLFGAEAWSDEMRNNIEKRWGIVAHEHYGLTELIGPGVVSECKYKKLHINADHFLPEIINPDTGETKGFDEEGELVFTTLTKEAFPVLRFRTRDLASISDEECECGRTLPIQSRIKGRSDDMMKVKGVIVFPSQIEAAIMQVSGISDNYQIVKTKKGDITSLSVEIEPTEERYKEGHLDDLEKQVEAAIYRILNLNIPVKTLQPKTLPRSTGKAKRVIER; encoded by the coding sequence ATGGAAAAAGAGTTCTGGGACCCAAAAATAGAAACAAAACCGCTAAAGGAATTAAAAAAACTTCAATTAAAACGATTAAAAAAATTGGTCTACTATGTTTACAAAAATAACGAGTTTTATCATAATAATCTAAAAAAAGCTCATGTTAAACCTGATGATATTAAAACTTTGCAGGATTTAGAAAAACTTCCTTTTCTCACAAAACAGGATCTAAGACATTATTACCCATTTGGTTTACTCTGCACTCCACTTGATGATATAATAGAGGTTCATGCGTCTTCAGGTACTACAGGGAAACCAGTGGTTGGGCCGTATACAAGAAATGATGTTGAGATTTGGGCTGAAATGATGGCTAGGTCGATCTGGGCAAATGGACTTAGAAAATATGACATCATGCAAAACGCATATGGCTATGGTCTTTTCACAGGTGCACATGGTTTTGAAAAGGGTGCACAAAAAATTGGTGCCATGGTTATAACAATCAGCTCTGGTAACACAGAGAGACAGATTGATGTGATGAAGGATTTTGGTACCACTGCTATTGCCTGCACTCCATCTTATTCTTTGCATATAGCTGAGGTTGCTGAGGAAAACGGTTTGAATCCTTCTAAGGATTTCAAGCTTCGCATAGGTCTTTTTGGTGCTGAGGCATGGAGTGATGAAATGAGAAACAATATTGAGAAACGTTGGGGTATTGTTGCACATGAGCACTATGGTTTAACTGAGCTTATAGGCCCAGGTGTTGTCTCTGAATGCAAGTATAAGAAACTTCATATAAACGCAGACCATTTTCTTCCGGAGATAATTAACCCGGATACTGGTGAAACAAAGGGGTTTGATGAAGAGGGGGAACTTGTTTTTACAACTCTTACAAAAGAGGCTTTTCCTGTTTTACGTTTCCGTACAAGAGATCTCGCATCTATAAGCGATGAAGAATGCGAATGCGGACGTACTTTACCAATACAGTCACGTATAAAGGGCCGTAGCGATGATATGATGAAGGTCAAAGGCGTTATTGTTTTCCCATCACAAATTGAGGCGGCAATTATGCAAGTCTCTGGCATAAGTGATAATTATCAAATTGTTAAAACCAAAAAAGGAGATATCACCTCTTTATCTGTGGAGATAGAACCCACTGAGGAGAGATACAAAGAAGGTCATCTAGATGATCTTGAGAAACAGGTTGAGGCTGCAATTTATCGTATTTTGAACTTGAATATACCAGTTAAAACTCTCCAACCAAAGACATTACCAAGGAGCACTGGGAAAGCTAAGCGTGTTATTGAAAGATAA